The Papaver somniferum cultivar HN1 chromosome 6, ASM357369v1, whole genome shotgun sequence genome segment CTTAATTTCGACTGTTAACTTCCAATAGTTGATTTTAAAGTGATAACTGGTGATGTTATACATCTCGAGGTGTGGAGTTTCATAAGAGATACATATCATCACAATATTAGCTTCAAACTTTGTTGTGTCTTGAGTTTTATAGGAAAAATGGCGTAAATCGTGTGAGATAATGTCTAAATAAGATGGTTCATATAtttaaataaatattaataaaaaattcttttatgaatttttattattataattcaataattttattttacatttattttttgttattgtaattattttttatcattgttttttatttattgattATTACAAAAGGATAAAGAGAGGATTAGATTCAAAATTTAGAATACAAATGTtggtaattttcttttcattgtaATAGGTTTAGATATtcaaaaggtgttggagcccaattTGTGGCTAGGCTTCCAACAAGTTCCTTGTAGAAAtatattcttttctttcttaataaatagtatttttttatgaaaattttagaatataataataaaaacttTCAATGTACAATATTCTAGAATAAAATTTATCTTTACAGTAGATTAATATAGTTAAACGAATATTCCTTTAAACAAAATTAGGGGTTCACAAGTTACGCTTTTCCGGCCTTAAGAAATATTCTTGAGTTGCTTTTAAAAATTGGTCTAATATGAAATCGTTTTTCTCCATAACACTTACAATAAAGaaccaataaaataaaaaaaaaattataaaagttTATTATAAAGTATTGTTGATgagaaaaaaatacaattaagatattcacaaactatttgacATGCATCCAAAATGTTTGAATTATTAAAGTTAGTCTTTTTCAAGGTCAGATCCCACTAGTAAAACTAAGTAAGTTGCGAACTAAAGAGAACCTCGAAAACGTGCTAGATGTGTATGAGAAAACGCGCTAAAAAATTCTTTTTATCTGGTGAGGAGATCACAATTGTTGGCCGCTACTCACCTCCCTAATACACAGTACTGTGTGAACTGGTCTGAAATGGTGAGAAGAGATCTAAAATAGAGTTTCATAGAAGATGGTTATAGAGATGCAAAATGCACGTACTTCCAAGGGTGGATGAAAGTAATCAAGGTTGTACTGTTATAAAGTTTGTTTATCAGGTAACTCGGTCATCTTTGTGCATGTGCAAGTAATGTGCAATTTTCTTATGTCAATTGTCTATGTAACCATGTCCACTCTTTTATTTTGTGTGTTTGCCATTATTAAGCACTATGAaatgaaagtttttttttcttttgataaaacTATGAAATAAAAGATTGATATATACTTGCTCTACACTAGAATTATTACTGCTTTTATTTTTTAGCACACACAAAATATACAAACAAACAGATGATATTGATAAAATAATAGCGATATAAAAGAAGAAACCAAGGAGGAATTCAGTGTGGATCGAAGTAAAAAGTTTATTCAGGCCTTTCGGGGAGTTCATTACTTTAAGATGAATCATCGTACATCTTAATGAGCATCTACCTGGATCGAACACACATTTGAAATCCGATGAGGGCACCCATGAAGTGCAGAGCCATTTGTTGTTGCTTTATTGCACGCACTCCAGAGCCCGCAGTTTCACTAAGCCCCTTAGTGATCGAAATGCTCGTCTTGCATGTTTAATTTGATTCGATATgagaaattatttaaaaaaatctAATTGAACGAATCCAAAAAAGGAAATACTATTAACATACCAGAAGACCTCTGAAGAAGGATTGGATCTTTATAGCCGCAGTACGTTTTTCTTCGCGTAATCGTTTTTTCTTTTCGatacattcttcttcttcatgtatctgtttttttcttttcaatgcgCTCTTCTTCTATGcgtaattgtttttgcttttcaaTACGTTCTTCTTCTTCGAGTAATTGCTTTTGCTTTTTgatgtgttcttcttcttcttattcgcGTAGTTGCTTTTGCTTTTCAACGCGTCATGTTTAAGTGTTTTCGACATAAATAATGACGAAAACATACGTgatataataattattatttaatACTATCTActtaaataaaatatatttttagtttcaatatattttattttaaaatgggACGAATTATTTGAAAACCATCTCACAAGATATGTGTCACTTTTTCTATAAAACTCAAACAAAAATgtgtttgaagctaatattttgatgatatgttcctcttataaaatTGCGATCTTACCAAAAATGAGCGCAATCCGAGATACTAAACATCACCATCCACTAATATTAAGTTCGACTATTAACTTTCAatggttgattttcaaaatgataacCGGTGATGTAATACGTCTCGAATTGTACTCACTTTTGGTAGAAGTGTGGAATTTCGTAACAGAAATGTACCAtccaaatattagcttcaaatttcGTTGTGGCTTGAGTTTTATAGAAAAAATGGCGTAAATCGTGTGAGATAATGTCTAAATAAGAGGGTTCATATATTCAAATAAATATTAATAACAAAATTCTTTTATGGATATTTATTATTATAACTCAATAATGTTATTTACATTTGTTTTTTgtgattttaattattttttatcatttttattattattaatttattaattgTTACAAAAGGATAAAGAGATGATTAGATTCAAAATTtagaatataataaaaataatttgagTGTACAATATTTTAGGATATAATTTATCTTTTCAATTGATCAATAAAGTTAAACTGACattcattttaaaaaaaattaggatggttcACAACTTATGCTTTTCcaggttaagaaaatatttttgagttGCTTTTGAAAATCGGTCTAAAATGGAAATGTTTTTTTCCATAATATTTGCAATTAAAAATTTATCAAATACAttttcttttgataaaagttTATTACAAAGTACTACCGATgagaaaaaaatacaattaaagtAATTGTGTGGCACGACACCAAAGTGTTCGAATTATTGGTGTTAGTCTGTTTTAATGTCAGATCCCATTAGTAAAACTAAGTGGGTTGCGAACCGAAGAGAAGCTCAAAAATGTGCTAGATGCATGTGTATGAGAAAACGCGCTGACGAAATTTATTTTTTGTCTGGTGAGGAGATCACAATTTCTGGCCGCTACTCACCTCCCTAATACACAGTACTTTGTAAACTCGGCTGAAAGACGAGATTTTAAGTTGAGTTTGATGGAAGATGGTTATAGAGATGCAAAATGCACGTATTTCCGAGGATCGATAAAACTGATCGAGGTTATTGAaatacatatttttgtgtctgatttaatCTCAACTATCTATGTTGTTAGTACTTATattggtgttttgtgtatttttaggtgtttttggagaaataaactcccgtggaaaaagttgctcgaaaagttatATTTCCGCCACCCAgaaaatgtgttaaaggcacccaagaaAAACTATAAGTGTACCAcctaaaattactaaaggcacccgcaTGGCAAGTGCTAAATGGACACCGCTAGTGGATAAGGAGCTTCAAAaatcaattttggcgggaaacctTTGCAGCGgaagaacagaattagggttcgtgatttggGCATGTTTTAGGGAGAGTAAAGGGTTGAAACTAATTGGGTTTGTTCCTCTGGGCTAGACAGGGATGATATAAGTGTCATTATATTCGATcctatttggctggataatcaccaattTAAGAAATCAGGGCACACGAGAATTTCCGAGATTTACTTACTCTTACACGAGATTTTTGTGCAACGACGTTTGTCTAGAAGGGGTTGGATGGAATTTAGAAGGTGTTGGGAACGTGATTGGAGTGAGTCAACTACAACAGAGGTGTGTGAATCAAAATCAGACAAGAAAAAAGAATGAATATACAGTATTTCCCTGACTGGCAGAATTAATGAGGATTACTCTGAAGTTATGACAATTTTTTTCGTCTTGAGAGCATATAAAGGTGTTACGGGACCTATAGAAGAACTACAGAGAGTTGAGAATATAGTGCAAGAAAAATCGAACTAAAGAATTTATGTTGTTGGAGCTACAAGAAGAACATATACTGTCCAAAACAATCGTGGAAAAACTGTCGTCTATTCTTACCTTTTGCAACAAATTTTTCAGCGACAGACGAATAGTAACAGCCGCATTTTTCTTTTATCGTTTATTGTAACAATGGATTTGCAACGGTTTGAAAACGcatgggataccaaatacacccaacctTTTCGTTTAGCaaactacaaacactagcctactatcagacttcagagtggaatgtagttgagactgaatccaccctctaagtgattcagttacagtcgcgctccttacgtctcttaaacCTCGTAaggttctatgcacttgattcccttagctgacgtcctttacagcctacgAGTTGCTTCAGACGAAGTGAATACTTTTGCTACCAATCGGTCTCTAACATATAAGatgtttgatttccttttagatcaaagatcaaggtgtgaaGATCTATTTGCAATAGACAAGCTATCAAACCTCACAAATTCTGAACGTACGACTTCCGAAGAGCATcgtagattcttaaccacctctcaaagagattacgaaaacctcgataacagaaaatgAAGATCAGgattcatgaactatcaaggtaaaaatagtcggacctggcttcacgaatccccaaagtgaagtcttttagtcgtagacctaaaggTCAACAGAGGACgattctagaatcaactaggacacaaagtgtcagggattgaatttcctagTTGACAGAGATGATATATTTATAAttttcaaagaccagggttagcttagaattcaagttaagataacttGAGTATCAAGCAAACAAACTTAGGTTTTCAAattacaatagaagaatatacacataggttcggttacCGAACCATGTATACTGATTGTTCAGTTTGGCAAGGTTAGCCAAAGAACTGAaagctatttgatgttcattAAATACCTAAGAAATTAATTTTGATACAAACAAATAAGTGTTTAAGTAATTAATGAAGTCTTCTAAGTTTTTAAGAGAGTTATAGCGATGTTaaacataataaaaaaataagtctttgagcatctgacAAACATTatcgggacagttggtacaacggtttgccaaccgtagggcttgttcacgagtcaggatgCTACGGTCCGTGAACCGAGTTCGCTAACCCTACTAGACttccgaactcagttgaccacggttcgtgaaccaggttcgccaactgctagcaTATTTATCCAACTtgtaaaattcagttcaccacggttctccaaccgggttcgtgaactgttcccaactaaACTTGCGGCAACCTACCTTGAGTAGAaatttcagtaagttcatatttttctcttatgatatttgaaacattcccaagtgatataatcatttgcatgagaaatttttcaattgatccacaaattaattcatagaactaatattgttaaggacctttgaacatctaatcgctaaatcatatttcgagatttctcACAAGATAAGCTTGATTCGAAACCTCTTCTTTGTgaatctactataagtcatacgacattgTCTCAATAGATAATATGAcggtatagtgagtaaaatagaatggttcagtcttcacatatacctgatacagaagttctccaaatatcttcgtcgatcttcagtcttcaagggtggtctctgatactcaactacaattctaacctatccaaaacttgacttagtagactagaaatcaagatatattttttatCATAcaacattgataacaagcttgagatagcaaaacttgtgggttcaacctagCAACGCTCTAACATCATTTAGAAGCGTTGAAAATTTCTGATTTTCAcaatttttcatcatttgtaaacactttgagcaatgaatcaatattttgagagagtttacaccatgatgagctaattctcgcgcaacgaagaaaatggaggaagctatttacgcgtGAATAATAGGTAGCTagttcattttctctaatttttaatttacAATTCACTCATCACTACTTTTGCAGAGCTGTaaatgtttgcataattttcttaattaattacttctgattcaatttgataggttatacttttttTAATCATTTGATAATctggaatacaattaatatttgagaatatatcTAATTAtttatgaattaagaaataaaggacctaaaagataattagggttttgaaatatttaccatcattcattcatgtgtaataatggaatctagtgtcttggttatctttaaatcttgaaatcaactttaatttagttttctttgtcttagtattaaaattaaatatagaatcagaaatcttcacaagtctcaacgaactttttctACAACTATTAATTTTTTTATCAGTTATGCCCTTACAAAGTTTGTTTGCCAGGTAACTGGGTCATCTTTGTGCTTGTGCAATAATATGTAATTTTCTTATGTTAATTATCTGTGTAACTATGTTCACTCTTATCTTTTATGTGTCTGCCATTATTAATCACTATGAAATggaagatttgttttgttttgtttgatagAACTATGAAATGAAAGATTGATATGTCGTTGCTCTACACCAGAATTATTACTGCTTGTATTGTCTAGCACACACAAAATATACAAACAAATAGATGACACTGATGAAATAATAGCGATATAAAAGAATAAATCAAGGATAAATTCAGTATGGATCGAAATAAAACGTTTATTCAGGCCTTCGGTGGAGTTGATCGATTTAAGATGAATCATCACATGTCTTCATGAGCATCTGCCTAGATCGAACCCGCATTTGCAATCGGATGAGGGCACCCATGCAGTGCAGAGCCATTTGTTGCTGCTTTCTTGCACGCACTCCACGAACCAGAGCCTGCAGCTTCACTAAGCCCCTTAGTGCTCGAAATGCTCGTCTTGCCTGTTAATTTGATTCGATATgagaaattataaaaaaaattctaatcgAATGAATCAAAAAGAGGAAATACTATTAACATACCAGAAGACCTCTGAAGAAGGATTGGATCTTTATAGCTGCAGTATGTTTTTCTTCGTGTAATCGTTTTTGCTTTTTGgtacgttcttcttcttcacgaatTTGTTTTTGCTTTTCAATGCGTTCTTCTTCTATGcgcaattgtttttgcttttcgaTACGTTCCTCTTCTTCGCGTAATTGCTTTTGCTTTTTGatacgttcttcttcttcttcgcgtaattgtttttgcttttcgaTACGTTCTTGTTCTTCGCGTATTTGCTTTTGCTTTTCGATACGTTCTTCTTCTTCGCGTAATTGCTTTTGCTTTTCGATACGTCTATCTTCTTCTTCGCGTAATTGCTTTTGCTTTTCGatacgtttttcttcttcttcgcgtAATTGCTTTTGTTTTTCGATACGTTCTCCTTCTTCAcgcaattgtttttgcttttctgCCAGCACTTCAGATGATTCGGCATCATCAGCAACCTCCACTATCTCACTACCAACATCTACTACTTCTTTGACATCCACAGCTTGTTCACAGCTCTTTTCAAGCTCTTTTTGAACATGATCTTCCAAGTCATCTTCTCTGAGGCTTCTACTGTTATTAATGTGAACAACAATGATCGTATTCTGATGACGAGACTTCCTAAACCTCCTTCCTACAGCACCCACACAAGTCCATCGCTTTCGAGCTCCTACACCACCCATCTTCCTTTCACAATGGTATTTAGAGATAGATGTTCTGTTATCTTTCTAAAGGGTGTACATAATGGTGTTCCAAGGAGGATTACTTCTAATTTAACGCGTAAAATTACTAGTTGTTGGATCCATTATCtaaaaaggaagaaagaaagaaaaaaatatttattgctGCCATGTCTTCAGAACCAGAACGTGGTGAGATGTATAATATGCCTATGTTTTCAAGCCGGCCTGTGAGAGTTTGAACCTTTCCACCATAAAAAACAAGTAAAATAACAACATACTTACAAAGACAATCACAATAAAACAATGTCTTGCCTAAAAATTACACAAATCCAATCGCACAATTCATCAAATTTAATTTACAAAGTTTAAAAGATAACACTAAAATCACCTTATTCGAGAGCTCTAGTGGCAGCTACTCTTGCATCAGTTTCATTTGACACCACAGGACATAACCAGTCTCTTACTGCTTTTCCTTTCCCTACAAAACTTCCGATATCATTCTTCCTTCCAATTCTCATTGGACTTTCCAATCTAACCATCATTTCTGAAACCAAAGCTCTAACCGGAGATTTTCCTATAACATTACTATGTTTACCTAACCCACAGACGACCCTAATCTCTGCCGGAATCACTACTGAATCTCCTCCACCGCGAAACCTCGACTTTAACTCGTCCATCCATTCTAACAAGATCACATAAGCAGTCCCCAAGTGCATTCCATGTAAATCCAATTTCCCTTCTAAAGAATCCCATTTCAAATTCTCAAGTAGTACTGATGAACCATCTATTAGTTCTTGAACCAACACCCCTTCCACTTTCTTCACATTGTCGATCAATTCTCCGATTGAAAGAGGTAAAAACTCGGGTTCTTTCAACATTGCCATGATTGTAGGACATGAATTCAGTGCAGAATTGTATGTACGAATTGAAAACGGAACGTTCGAGCTCTTCATTTTCTTTATCCATAGAACCATTTCAGATAATTCCTTATTAGCTCCATATGAAGATAGAACAATGTTTGAGCTGATTGTATCTAAAGTATAACCAGAATTCTCCATTTGATCAAGAACTCTTCTCATTTCATTTAACAATCCTAATCTCCCATAAGCAAGAACAACCGACCTGAACTCGAAATCAGAAGGCTTAAACCCTTCTAATctcattttctccatcatttcctCTGCATCATGAGGCAAATCCAATGTACATAACCCATTAATCATCGATTCATAAGCTTGTCGATTCAGAGAAGATGACCCAGAGAGAAAATGTTTTTTTAAGCAATTGTAAGAATCAAAAACCCCTTTCTTAGAACCGTATTTCGAGtaagaattaatcaaattacaGTAAAATATCGCAAGTTCTCGTTCTTGAGAGGTTAATTTCTGAACTGAATCAGAAACGAGTTTTTCAGATACATCAAATTGTCCTTGATTCTCAAGTGAAGCAATGACAGTAGAGACTAATTTAGGGTTCCATTCGAACCAAGAAGCCTCAGTAATCCACTCGTACATCTACAATGAAAAATTCAAGAGGATTAGATAATTTAGTAAAATTGTAAAGATGTGAAAGGAGTGAATGATTTCGTTTGCTTACTGGTAGGGCGAGAGAAGAGTGATGTCGGATATCAGAAGAGAGAAGATGAGATAGAGTGTTGAGAGCAACAGATTTTGATGATGAGGCGACGAACTTGCGAATGAGGCGATGGGAAATGGTGGAATCTCCGCCGGAAGAGTCGATAGAGGAGAGGAGACGCTGGCCTTTCTTGCTGAGTGAACATATAATAGCGGCagaggactggtggtggtggtggtgatttctCCATTTCAGGGATACTGATAATTGAAGAAGCATTTCTTCTTGTTTAGTTATCCGTTTGAAATGAGGAGAAACAGGGAGATCTTTTTTTTCAGTCTCTCTTTTTCAAGGTTAGGCGCACTCTTTCACGGCCAGCATTGCaagttgcaacttttcttcttgtttctttaacGTCCATAATATCGACTCATTGGCGTAGGCATAGTGTATTTTAGTGACTTCGACATTACAGTGCCCAAAACAACCACGCCATGCTTGGTGCACATCGTGATCCAGTTCCTAGGTATATCTTGGGAAGATGGGAGATATCTGTTAATGGACTGCAAATATATACTGGACCATGCGTTTTGTGGTGGTccagaccattgcaagaaccAAACACTACAGGTTTTAAGAATGGGGTAACAGATAGAGGTGTAACCCATGTTTGCAAGTGCTTTGCGAAAGCTGGTGCATCTCAGTTTTTGTACATCTTATACATAATTTAGATCGACTATTTGGAAACTGAACTACTGAAGTAAGAGTATAATTGTATTTAATCTCTTCCTTagattcaaatcataatttttctTGCACAATCTTTCCTTATTCTTTGTAAAAAACTTGGTGTTCATTTGAGCAGGTCTTTGCCATTCGTTTACTCAGTGGGAAGTCCATTGGCAGTCCATTCTGAGTATCCACCAGCTACATCAATTACACCGCTGAAACCCTGCAGAAAATTGGCAACAAACATCTCAGTTTTTTTCAATGTTTGTAATTGAGATATTATAGGAAACACTAATAGCTAAAAATATCATCTTTGGGGACAATGCTGAAGGTCTTATGAATTTTTGGTGCTCGAATCTAGAACTTCTTGACATATCAAATAATGTACTGGTGGCTTTTCTTAGCTCTAAGGTGCACATAGCAGGCCAGCTCAATAGCTAAGATCTTTATCAATGAGCAGTTACAAACTTCCACCACCAATGTGCATTTATTGCCAACTAATAAAGTCTAGCAATCAACCTTCAACTAACTCAAAATATTAGACATACTTCAAACTAGAGGGGTTTGGCGTTGCTCAGAGATCCTTCCTTATAAATAGCACAAAAGCTATGCAATTATCAGCTTTGGAAAGTTAGCACTTACTGAATATGAAAGATTTAAGCAGGAAGAACAAGTTAAAACTAGAACAACAGGCATCAATTACGTCATTTTAAACTGATAGAACAAATAAATATATGTTACAAGAAACACTAATAGCTACATACCATCTTTGGGGACAATGTTGAAGGTTATATGAATTTTTGGTGCTCAAATCTTTAACTTTTTGACATATCAAATAATGTAGTGGTGGTTCGATTCTCGCCATTTTCCCTCTTAGGTTCCAGTTCACTTCGGGTATGCCATCTTAATCTTAGCTCTAAGGTATATATAGCAGGCAGGCTCAATAGCTAAGATCTTTATCAATGAACAGTTATTAGCTTTCACCACCATTGTGCATTGCCAGCTAATAAAGTCTAGCAATCAACCTTAGAGTAACACAAAACATTATATAAGATTCAAACTATATGCCCAAACGCAATGCAATTATCAGCTTTGGAAAGTCAACACTTGGATGAACACGAAAGATTTAAGCTGGAAGAATAAGTTAAAACAACAGAACAACAGAACAACAGGCATCAATCATCTTAAACCGACAGCACAAATAAATAGTTGAACGAACACCAAAAATTGAATCTACGTGTACCTCATTGAGGTAGTGGTTTGTATGTAAAATGTTCCACTTAAAAATATTGCAGCAAAATAGTGTCTTAAAGCACTAGACAACTTACAGCATTTGAAAGATCAGCAACAGCCTTAAGGGATCTCATTCCTTTCTGACATCCCTGTAAAAAAAGAAGATTAAATGTCCCGAATAGAAGCATGTGTAAAGTTGCAAAGTAATTAGTAAGACATATAGTATGTCAACGTACCACTACAATCGCAGCATCCTCACCGAAATGTTTCGATACTTCTTCCAAGAAATTAGGATTATTCGCCATCCCTAGACGAAACAAAACAATTTTAATCAGCATGGATCTACGGATACTGTTCTCTTGATTGGAAAATTTTGGATAGGCAATATACTGAAAATGGTAAACAACTTCATGGCAGAAATAAACTCGTTCATTTTTAATGATAAAAACTTGCAATGCAGTAGAAAtattttcctgaaaaaataaTGTAATAATGAACTACCTAAGCCATGACCATCAGAGGCTTTCTTGTCAGGGGCTTTCCGCTGATGTCAAAGCCCCCTTGACATCTATAGAATATTGATCTACAAAGAATTTTCGATGTAGCACTAAAAACACTAATCTCAATATACAAAACATACCGGCTCCCATTCTGAACAAATATGGAACATTTACAGCCCCAGGAGGATGTCCTGCAGCAAATTCTTCAGAAGTTCttcaaaaatcaacaaaaacataGCAAATTCAATCGATCTTCCATACTCTATTTTTAGCAAACAAAATCAGATGTTATGAATGCAACTCAAAAAGGCTCCTCCACAGACTCTTTCAAAGAATGCAAACACAATTTTTATAAGATACGTTTAAAATTACCTGACGTCCAAGTAACGGTGTCCCGCTTGAACAAGTTCATGAGCTACACTAACATGTACAGATTTAGGAACCGTACTTTCTGATTCACTTGCAGAACTAGACATTGACATAATCCTGCACCATTATCAAATAAATTCGATGAAATGAAAACCTTATCCAATATCCAGCGATAAACCTAAGAAATCATcatttcagaatgagaaaatgaATTTACCTAAAATTCGATTGTAATCCATGGTTTCTTGTACCAACAAATGCTGATTTTGGGTActgaggttgagcatttgttaCAATGAATGATAAATGCCTGAACCTATAGAGTGGAAAGTAATTTAAGGGATATCAAACTGAGATTTCTTAACAGAGATGTGGTTACTGTGCGTTTAGAGGTATTACCTGGTGAGATTTTGAGGACGAACAAGGAGAAGAGGAAGCGCGGATGAGATTAAGGATCTAGTTGtcatttttgattactttttttttACCTTATCTATTTATCTGTGTATGTATGTATACACAAATACCCTTCGCATTTCTGCTCTTTAAACTTTAAAGACTGCATGATTGGTGTTGTTAtggaatagaaaaaaaaaacctctctCTTCCGAGTTTTGCTCTGCAACTCGGTTTATCTGATAGTGTACAAGTTTCAACCGACCCATCATTATCAAACCCTATCTAAGCAACCAAATGATCTTCCCAATCCTAacaggggttagtcctcgagtgatttcagggaagttgagtgtattttaaatctcagggattttgagagagtttgagagagtgtaggaaGTTTgaaagagttttgtgtttttga includes the following:
- the LOC113291382 gene encoding putative golgin subfamily A member 6-like protein 3, whose protein sequence is MGGVGARKRWTCVGAVGRRFRKSRHQNTIIVVHINNSRSLREDDLEDHVQKELEKSCEQAVDVKEVVDVGSEIVEVADDAESSEVLAEKQKQLREEGERIEKQKQLREEEEKRIEKQKQLREEEDRRIEKQKQLREEEERIEKQKQIREEQERIEKQKQLREEEEERIKKQKQLREEEERIEKQKQLRIEEERIEKQKQIREEEERTKKQKRLHEEKHTAAIKIQSFFRGLLARRAFRALRGLVKLQALVRGVRARKQQQMALHCMGALIRLQMRVRSRQMLMKTCDDSS
- the LOC113289045 gene encoding thiosulfate sulfurtransferase 16, chloroplastic-like; the encoded protein is MTTRSLISSALPLLLVRPQNLTRFRHLSFIVTNAQPQYPKSAFVGTRNHGLQSNFRIMSMSSSASESESTVPKSVHVSVAHELVQAGHRYLDVRTSEEFAAGHPPGAVNVPYLFRMGAGMANNPNFLEEVSKHFGEDAAIVVGCQKGMRSLKAVADLSNAGFSGVIDVAGGYSEWTANGLPTE
- the LOC113289044 gene encoding pentatricopeptide repeat-containing protein At2g17033-like — protein: MLLQLSVSLKWRNHHHHHQSSAAIICSLSKKGQRLLSSIDSSGGDSTISHRLIRKFVASSSKSVALNTLSHLLSSDIRHHSSLALPMYEWITEASWFEWNPKLVSTVIASLENQGQFDVSEKLVSDSVQKLTSQERELAIFYCNLINSYSKYGSKKGVFDSYNCLKKHFLSGSSSLNRQAYESMINGLCTLDLPHDAEEMMEKMRLEGFKPSDFEFRSVVLAYGRLGLLNEMRRVLDQMENSGYTLDTISSNIVLSSYGANKELSEMVLWIKKMKSSNVPFSIRTYNSALNSCPTIMAMLKEPEFLPLSIGELIDNVKKVEGVLVQELIDGSSVLLENLKWDSLEGKLDLHGMHLGTAYVILLEWMDELKSRFRGGGDSVVIPAEIRVVCGLGKHSNVIGKSPVRALVSEMMVRLESPMRIGRKNDIGSFVGKGKAVRDWLCPVVSNETDARVAATRALE